One genomic segment of Alphaproteobacteria bacterium HT1-32 includes these proteins:
- a CDS encoding peptidase M15A, which produces MLCRRNALMLRFAGFLIFLSVLLSALPIRPAMSADAYKPARAAFHVSVDGVDIPYRQMAIFALPGGRLAIRTGVKAELRAETGEIIQVTPRRFGWVVPDRTGPHAVKVVASGKTVDLTVIVMRPMEDVKDGVIDGYVIGSYPEKPYKGLSVYERPPGLIEVTPELADLPVSPHFRLGQFLCKQPGGWPKFVVLRTELLIKLERVLEAVNARGWKTASFEVMSGYRTPHYNRSIGNGPNSRHIYGGAADIFIDVHPKDDRMDDLDGDGKVTKKDALALYNLIEELEGREKRTWMPGGLGAYGSTASHGPFIHIDARGFIARWGVAPL; this is translated from the coding sequence ATGTTGTGCCGCCGGAATGCGTTGATGCTTCGGTTTGCCGGATTCCTGATCTTTCTGAGTGTTTTGCTGAGTGCGCTGCCCATCCGGCCAGCAATGTCAGCTGACGCCTACAAGCCTGCGCGGGCTGCCTTTCATGTCAGTGTGGATGGCGTTGATATTCCCTATCGCCAGATGGCGATTTTTGCACTGCCCGGTGGCCGTCTGGCGATCAGAACCGGGGTGAAGGCAGAACTGCGCGCCGAAACAGGCGAGATCATTCAGGTCACGCCGCGCCGTTTTGGCTGGGTGGTTCCGGACCGGACCGGACCACATGCGGTAAAAGTTGTCGCATCCGGCAAGACAGTGGATCTGACGGTCATTGTCATGCGCCCGATGGAAGATGTGAAGGATGGTGTTATCGACGGCTACGTCATCGGCAGCTATCCGGAAAAACCCTACAAGGGGCTGTCTGTTTACGAACGCCCGCCGGGCCTGATCGAGGTTACGCCAGAGCTGGCCGATCTGCCGGTTTCGCCACATTTCCGGCTTGGTCAGTTTCTCTGCAAACAGCCCGGAGGTTGGCCGAAATTCGTCGTGTTGCGAACTGAGCTGCTGATCAAGCTGGAACGGGTGCTGGAAGCGGTGAACGCCCGTGGCTGGAAAACCGCCTCGTTTGAGGTGATGAGCGGCTACCGCACACCGCATTATAACCGCTCAATCGGTAACGGTCCGAATTCCCGGCATATCTATGGTGGGGCTGCTGATATCTTTATTGATGTCCACCCGAAGGACGACCGGATGGATGATCTTGACGGCGATGGCAAGGTGACCAAGAAGGATGCGCTGGCTCTCTACAACCTGATCGAAGAGCTGGAAGGGCGGGAGAAACGCACCTGGATGCCGGGCGGGCTGGGCGCTTATGGCAGTACCGCATCGCACGGGCCGTTCATTCATATTGATGCCCGTGGCTTTATTGCCCGATGGGGAGTTGCGCCGCTCTGA
- a CDS encoding DoxX family membrane protein → MHTLKTQHDAVFDRLSEIFAGWGVGLAARLAFASVLLVYFLNSAATKVGSGFPGIFIPEIGAYAQMLPSIAEAAGYDIDAIAFFPYKLIVLAGTVGEVLLPIAIVIGLFTRLASLGMIGFIAVMTFVDITGHGAEPATIGAPFDRIQDAAIWDQRLLWVFLLFVLVIQGAGKISLDALLSRVTR, encoded by the coding sequence ATTCATACTCTGAAGACACAGCATGATGCCGTCTTTGACCGGCTGTCCGAGATTTTCGCCGGCTGGGGGGTTGGGCTTGCCGCACGTCTGGCCTTTGCCAGCGTCTTGCTGGTCTATTTTCTGAACTCTGCCGCGACCAAGGTCGGCAGCGGATTTCCCGGCATCTTCATTCCCGAAATCGGGGCCTATGCCCAGATGCTGCCATCCATCGCAGAAGCCGCAGGCTATGACATCGATGCCATTGCCTTCTTTCCCTATAAGCTGATCGTGCTGGCCGGAACAGTCGGAGAAGTGCTCCTGCCCATCGCCATTGTCATTGGCCTGTTCACCCGGCTGGCCAGCCTCGGCATGATCGGTTTCATCGCCGTCATGACTTTCGTCGATATCACCGGACATGGTGCGGAACCGGCCACCATCGGTGCACCCTTTGACCGTATTCAGGATGCCGCTATCTGGGACCAGCGGCTGCTCTGGGTCTTTCTGCTGTTCGTACTGGTCATTCAGGGGGCCGGGAAAATCTCACTGGATGCCCTGCTGAGCCGCGTCACCCGATAG
- a CDS encoding L,D-transpeptidase family protein, translated as MPSSLSSISLRVLFITVTGLLCAGQAAADSSIEAALNGLRGYTPQTVEAVTGFYRTRDLKPVWTTDAGPDEKAIAVIGRLDRAALEGLRPDDYQISLPDDATEAALASFDVNLSAKVLRYVTDLHAGRVGPSKADPELFVFTRDIDGVAALKRIADSARPAATLAEFAPSGELYIRMRRLLAEQRALAASGGWQPVPDGPTLKPGMTDTRISAVRARLAASFDKTRPGNAGDLYDPELEVAVRQFQRRHGLSADGAIGAGTLKALNVPVSKRIETVLLNMERLRWMPDELGETHVLVNMAGFELDYVEQGLVALSMRVVVGKPFRMTPIFSDTIRYLELNPTWTATPKIASNDILPKLKKDPGYLVANGFEVFASWQDDSQPVDPATVDWMTFGPGKFPYRLRQKPGPLNALGQVKFMFPNEYDVYLHDTPSRDLFAKTVRAFSSGCIRLEKPIDLAALLLRPNGLDRERIDAILAEGKTSRINLKNRVPVHLTYLTAWIGEGGTVHFRDDIYGRDARLAKALNTSS; from the coding sequence ATGCCATCAAGCTTGTCGTCGATATCTCTGCGGGTTCTGTTCATCACGGTCACCGGACTTCTGTGTGCCGGACAGGCTGCTGCAGACAGTTCGATTGAGGCCGCCCTGAACGGCCTCCGGGGATATACCCCGCAGACGGTTGAGGCGGTGACCGGGTTTTATCGTACCCGCGACCTGAAACCGGTCTGGACCACAGATGCCGGGCCGGATGAGAAGGCGATAGCGGTCATCGGGCGTCTGGACAGGGCCGCACTGGAAGGTCTGCGCCCGGACGATTATCAGATCAGCCTGCCGGACGATGCGACGGAGGCGGCCCTTGCCAGCTTTGATGTCAATCTGTCGGCGAAGGTGCTGCGCTATGTCACGGACCTGCATGCCGGTCGTGTCGGGCCGTCAAAGGCAGACCCGGAACTGTTTGTTTTCACCCGTGATATTGATGGTGTTGCCGCACTGAAACGGATCGCAGACAGCGCCCGGCCGGCGGCAACCCTCGCGGAATTTGCCCCGTCCGGTGAATTATATATCCGGATGCGCCGCCTGCTGGCGGAACAGCGGGCGCTGGCCGCATCCGGCGGCTGGCAGCCGGTTCCGGACGGCCCGACGCTGAAACCGGGTATGACGGATACACGGATCAGTGCTGTCCGGGCCCGGCTTGCGGCCTCGTTCGACAAGACACGTCCGGGAAATGCCGGAGATCTGTATGATCCGGAACTGGAAGTTGCGGTACGGCAGTTTCAGCGGCGGCATGGGCTGTCCGCCGACGGTGCTATTGGTGCGGGTACCCTGAAGGCGCTGAACGTGCCGGTTTCAAAACGGATTGAAACCGTTCTGCTGAATATGGAGCGGTTACGCTGGATGCCGGACGAACTGGGCGAGACCCATGTGCTGGTCAATATGGCAGGGTTTGAACTGGATTATGTGGAGCAGGGGCTGGTCGCTCTGTCCATGCGGGTTGTGGTGGGCAAACCGTTCCGCATGACACCAATTTTCAGCGACACGATCCGGTATCTTGAACTCAATCCGACCTGGACCGCGACTCCGAAGATTGCCTCGAACGATATTCTGCCGAAACTGAAAAAAGACCCGGGTTATCTCGTCGCGAACGGATTCGAGGTTTTTGCAAGCTGGCAGGATGATTCCCAGCCCGTCGATCCGGCAACTGTGGACTGGATGACATTCGGGCCGGGTAAGTTTCCCTATCGGTTACGCCAGAAGCCGGGACCGTTGAACGCACTGGGTCAGGTGAAATTCATGTTCCCCAATGAATATGATGTCTATCTGCATGACACACCGTCACGTGATCTGTTTGCAAAAACCGTCCGTGCTTTCAGTTCCGGCTGTATCCGGCTGGAAAAGCCCATTGACCTTGCGGCCCTGTTGCTGCGCCCGAATGGTCTGGACCGGGAACGTATCGATGCGATTCTGGCGGAAGGGAAGACATCGCGCATCAACCTGAAAAACCGGGTGCCGGTTCATCTGACCTATCTGACGGCCTGGATCGGTGAGGGAGGTACGGTGCATTTCCGCGACGATATCTATGGCCGTGATGCCCGTCTTGCAAAGGCACTGAACACCAGCTCGTGA
- a CDS encoding Gamma-glutamyltranspeptidase — MKGAVAAGHPLTVRAATDILHAGGNAFDAALAGMAMAFVAEPVLASPGGGGFMVARPAGGVPRAYDFFARTPKVKRPADEIDFHATHADFGPTRQEFHIGMGSTATPGAIAGFFRILDDLGSMSAAALLQPAVATARTGFEINRFQAQVMSVVAPIYQATEDARRLYAGSDPETGLFAAGDRLHNPDLADLLERLGREGADLFYRGDIAQDVTALSAASGGHLTMEDMTGYQVQTGSPIDVTYRGWQVAANPAPSSGGVLVALGLALLDSLPPESAQSPGSLRSLAAVMAETDRLRLSGDISAERLLAPEIIGAAKSALRDSLLSTRGTSHISVVDAAGNAAALTLSNGEGNGHLVPGCGFMLNNVLGEEDINPGGFHNWRPDSPMASMMTPCILQGPDGQLVALGSGGSNRIRTAILQLIRNIAGCGMDLASAVGAPRLHVEAGRADIEPGFPVAELALLRETGLAVHEWPEPSMFFGGTQVAGLTGRGFEAAGDPRRDGDACLS; from the coding sequence ATGAAAGGTGCCGTCGCCGCCGGCCATCCCCTGACCGTCCGGGCCGCAACCGATATCCTGCATGCAGGCGGGAATGCCTTTGATGCGGCGCTTGCCGGCATGGCGATGGCCTTTGTCGCAGAGCCGGTTCTGGCCAGTCCGGGCGGTGGCGGCTTTATGGTCGCGCGACCTGCTGGCGGGGTGCCCCGGGCCTATGATTTTTTTGCCCGGACACCGAAAGTGAAACGACCGGCAGACGAGATTGATTTTCACGCGACCCATGCGGATTTTGGCCCGACGCGACAGGAATTTCACATCGGTATGGGGTCGACAGCGACACCCGGTGCCATTGCCGGGTTCTTTCGCATTCTGGATGATCTCGGGAGCATGTCTGCCGCTGCTCTGCTTCAGCCTGCCGTTGCGACGGCGCGGACCGGGTTTGAGATCAACAGGTTTCAGGCACAGGTCATGTCGGTGGTGGCTCCGATCTATCAGGCGACAGAGGATGCCCGCAGGCTTTATGCCGGTTCCGACCCTGAAACCGGGCTGTTTGCTGCCGGTGATCGTCTGCACAACCCGGACCTCGCCGATCTGCTGGAACGGCTGGGCCGGGAAGGTGCAGATCTGTTTTATCGCGGTGATATTGCACAGGATGTCACCGCGCTTTCTGCAGCCTCCGGCGGTCATCTGACGATGGAAGACATGACCGGCTATCAGGTTCAGACAGGTTCGCCGATTGATGTCACCTACCGGGGATGGCAGGTCGCGGCAAACCCGGCCCCCTCCAGCGGCGGGGTGCTGGTTGCCCTTGGTCTGGCATTGCTGGATTCTCTGCCGCCAGAATCTGCGCAATCACCTGGCAGTCTGCGGTCTCTGGCTGCGGTGATGGCCGAGACCGACCGGCTTCGTCTGTCCGGTGACATTTCGGCAGAACGCTTGCTGGCGCCGGAGATCATCGGGGCGGCAAAGTCGGCCCTGCGTGACAGCCTGCTGTCGACGCGGGGAACAAGTCATATCAGTGTCGTCGATGCCGCAGGGAATGCTGCTGCCCTGACCCTTTCCAATGGTGAGGGGAACGGACATCTGGTGCCGGGTTGCGGTTTTATGCTGAACAATGTGCTGGGCGAAGAGGATATCAATCCTGGCGGTTTTCATAACTGGCGGCCTGACAGCCCCATGGCCTCGATGATGACCCCCTGTATCCTGCAGGGACCGGACGGTCAGCTTGTCGCTCTCGGTTCGGGCGGCTCGAACCGGATACGCACGGCGATCCTTCAGCTTATCCGCAATATCGCGGGTTGCGGGATGGATCTGGCGTCAGCCGTCGGCGCTCCCCGTCTGCATGTCGAGGCTGGTCGCGCTGATATCGAGCCGGGATTTCCGGTGGCTGAGCTGGCCCTGTTGCGCGAAACCGGGCTTGCGGTCCATGAATGGCCAGAGCCCAGCATGTTCTTTGGCGGAACCCAGGTTGCGGGCCTGACGGGACGCGGTTTTGAAGCGGCGGGCGACCCGCGCCGTGACGGAGATGCCTGTCTTTCCTGA
- a CDS encoding glycosyltransferase, translating to MASVGIVLKGYPRLSETFIAQELLELQRRGLDYQIISLRHPTDRETHPVHREITASVSYLPEYLHQEPSRVLNGFRQARRLPGYAKAWAIWLRDLRRDPTRNRIRRWGQAMVLATELPSDTTRLYAHFLHTPASVTRYAAILRGLPWCCSAHAKDIWTSPDWELQEKLSDLDWLVTCTETNARHLKSLAANPDRVALVYHGLDLERFPVPASRAISATGPVTILSVGRAVPKKGYDDLLRALALLDADTDWQFVHIGGGGELRNLKALATELGIDRRISWRGAQPQTAVLEALQQADIFVLASRIAEDGDRDGLPNVLMEAQSQRIACVATDISAIPELIIDGKTGLLVPERDSPALAKALGELITDPENRAKMALAGEQRVRTGFAMRRAINDLAKRFGLDEPTPEPDKIV from the coding sequence ATGGCATCTGTCGGGATTGTTCTGAAGGGGTATCCGCGTCTGTCGGAAACTTTCATCGCACAGGAACTGCTGGAACTGCAGCGCCGTGGACTGGATTACCAGATCATCTCGCTGCGCCATCCGACTGACCGGGAAACCCATCCCGTTCATCGCGAGATAACGGCCTCTGTCAGCTATCTGCCGGAATATCTGCATCAGGAACCGTCGCGGGTACTGAATGGATTCCGTCAGGCACGCAGGCTGCCCGGATATGCAAAGGCCTGGGCGATCTGGTTACGTGACCTGCGCCGCGACCCGACCCGCAACCGTATCCGCCGGTGGGGGCAGGCGATGGTTCTGGCGACGGAACTGCCCTCAGACACCACCCGCCTTTATGCCCATTTTCTGCATACCCCGGCCTCGGTCACCCGCTATGCGGCAATCCTGCGCGGTCTGCCCTGGTGCTGTTCGGCTCACGCCAAGGATATCTGGACTTCGCCGGACTGGGAATTGCAGGAGAAACTGTCCGATCTGGACTGGCTGGTGACCTGTACCGAAACCAATGCCCGGCATCTGAAGTCGCTGGCGGCGAACCCCGACAGGGTTGCACTGGTCTATCATGGCCTTGATCTCGAACGATTTCCTGTTCCTGCCTCGCGGGCGATATCAGCCACCGGCCCGGTCACCATCCTGTCCGTCGGCCGTGCGGTCCCGAAAAAAGGCTATGATGATCTGCTGCGCGCACTGGCCCTGCTGGATGCCGATACTGACTGGCAGTTCGTTCATATCGGCGGCGGCGGGGAGCTCCGGAATCTGAAAGCACTGGCGACAGAACTCGGGATCGACCGGCGAATCAGCTGGCGGGGTGCCCAGCCCCAGACGGCTGTGCTTGAAGCGTTGCAACAGGCAGACATCTTCGTGCTGGCCAGCCGTATCGCCGAAGATGGCGACCGTGACGGGCTGCCGAATGTCCTGATGGAAGCCCAGAGCCAGCGCATCGCCTGCGTGGCCACCGATATCTCGGCCATACCCGAACTCATCATCGACGGAAAAACCGGCCTGCTGGTTCCGGAACGGGACAGCCCGGCACTGGCAAAAGCCCTCGGGGAGTTGATTACCGACCCTGAAAACCGGGCAAAAATGGCCCTTGCCGGAGAACAGCGTGTGCGGACGGGTTTCGCCATGCGCCGGGCCA